Proteins from one Bos taurus isolate L1 Dominette 01449 registration number 42190680 breed Hereford chromosome 7, ARS-UCD2.0, whole genome shotgun sequence genomic window:
- the GDF15 gene encoding growth/differentiation factor 15 precursor, translating into MPGQRPAAPHRSRMLLMLLMFSWLRSGGALSLTQEHLQTFQGPSNVHSSPDISRFRELRKRYEDLLTRLRANQTWEDSNPDLIPPPQVRIVTPKLRLGPGGHLHLRIPRVNLTEGLPAASRLHRALLRLSPKAWSSWDVTRPLRRQLRLGGSRGPSIRLRLLARPDQLQEALPSAPPQLELHWRPSATRGRRHAHAHTRDGCPLGEGRCCHLQSLRASLEDLGWADWVLAPRELDVRMCIGACPSHFRSANTHAQMQARLHGLNPDAAPAPCCVPASYEPVVLMHQDSDGRVSLTPFDDLVAKDCHCV; encoded by the exons ATGCCTGGTCAGAGACCGGCAGCACCACATCGCTCTCGGATGTTGCTGATGCTGCTCATGTTCTCCTGGCTGCGGTCGGGAGGCGCCCTGTCTCTGACCCAGGAGCATCTCCAGACTTTCCAGGGACCTTCAAACGTGCACTCCAGCCCGGACATCTCCAGATTCCGGGAGTTGCGGAAACGCTACGAAGATCTGCTGACACGGCTTCGAGCGAACCAGACCTGGGAAGACTCGAACCCGGACCTCATCCCCCCTCCTCAAGTCCGGATAGTGACTCCAAAAC TGCGACTTGGGCCAGGCGGCCACCTGCATCTGCGCATCCCCCGGGTCAACTTAACTGAGGGGCTCCCTGCAGCCTCCCGCCTGCATCGGGCCCTTCTCCGGCTGTCCCCGAAGGCGTGGAGCTCGTGGGACGTGACGCGGCCACTACGGCGACAGCTCAGACTCGGAGGCTCCCGGGGTCCCTCAATACGCCTGCGACTGTTAGCAAGACCGGACCAGTTGCAGGAGGCATTGCCTTCTGCACCGCCCCAGCTTGAGCTGCACTGGCGGCCAAGCGCCACCAGGGGGCGCCGTCACGCGCATGCTCACACTCGGGACGGCTGCCCGCTCGGGGAGGGGCGCTGCTGTCATTTGCAGAGCCTGCGCGCGTCGCTTGAGGACCTGGGCTGGGCCGACTGGGTGCTGGCGCCGCGGGAGCTGGACGTGCGCATGTGCATCGGCGCGTGCCCGAGCCATTTCCGGTCCGCTAACACGCACGCGCAGATGCAGGCGCGCTTACATGGGCTGAACCCTGATGCTGCGCCGGCGCCCTGCTGCGTGCCTGCCAGCTACGAGCCGGTGGTGCTCATGCACCAAGACAGCGATGGCCGCGTGTCTCTCACGCCTTTTGACGACCTCGTGGCCAAGGACTGTCACTGCGTGTGA